From one Mytilus edulis chromosome 1, xbMytEdul2.2, whole genome shotgun sequence genomic stretch:
- the LOC139514478 gene encoding uncharacterized protein isoform X1, giving the protein MLKMDSKYLGKLCTKIGLEWQLLGVHLGFNTVQMEQLRAAYPSSISQCVSVMLSHWKIVTEQHKVNYTSVLANSLREVGRADLADDINGSVQRLSCDFSVKEKTCSISSTDGEDELDGCADNSRQYVMLNDDSRRYKDELKTIVFENRTSDPLYRYIEQTKVFMEHKNQNIDLFVKTRAFEKTMERLLMNGIVIIIGNAGDGKTTLAVNVLNSLQKKGYTPLVFSDPNFLEQAIDPSRQIVYFVDDAFGTPTLNKRFIEIWSRLYDKIDSIVSKQKMSLILTSRKMVAQQAKNMLRSCERYFNSLLDITDESLCMNNVEKRMLVARHCQGHGLFPMQLVKDMSGYTPGFPLICKLYAKNHRLRNNANFFENPLSVLQKDISELLDYDIHSFCIMVLIVLHDGRLPVEYLDDDFEDDGMDEEKLDTVIKAFDMNKRTALHQMEKSVEAILGVYVEEVDDVYVFLHDSFFDAVCLVFGQKHPKEILRLASAHFIEQRVRTKNSVLSENSDELDVIVLKKSHLKCLSKRWISDIQTGNIRNVMNNPSIQDDVMLSKFIESIEHLSAVEFESFIESMDGQRSLVEFILDDGHTKLAMHLLHKIKDTNNLFFEIPIKSLHSVINRRDATLVKLLLDFGMDTSSITRPYKLNGVHCAARSGDVEILRLVMEKTGNGVVNRIDNSGMQPIHYACQSSSDSCVELLLKNGSIADNADYAGKQPIHYASYAGSIKCVDLLNKAGACLNEKDWMERTSLHFAAMSDNVDLVSFLLEHSCDPNAKDSDSCAPLFYACKNGRWRTVKALIQNGADINICDKYNRLPIHATTEGCHSDHEGAYSCLKLLLDVKTDINAVDDQGKSALHYACAWSYDHRFDSVQMLVASEADVNITDGFKMTPLLYACNSGSFQCASLLLHYDANPNCDGKRQTKPIHLACADGNIEIVKLLISKSADVKSTNADGRQPIHFASQYGNNDVICFLVWNGASVNVQDSTGKTPLHYACKWGRRKSVKCLMKLDSNPHVKDNDGLYPQDLIPQWAESSKFIRQCLSSTSSSL; this is encoded by the exons ATGTTAAAAATGGATTCAAAAT ATCTTGGAAAACTTTGTACGAAGATAGGTTTAGAATGGCAGCTGCTTGGTGTACATCTAGGTTTCAACACCGTCCAGATGGAACAGTTGCGTGCTGCGTACCCCTCGAGTATTTCACAATGTGTGTCTGTAATGTTAAGTCATTGGAAAATTGTCACAGAGCAGCATAAAGTCAATTATACTTCTGTATTGGCTAATTCTTTAAGAGAAGTTGGAAGGGCAGACCTTGCAGATGATATTAATGGCTCAGTGCAACGGCTTTCTTGTGATTTCTCAGTAAAAGAGAAAACCTGTTCGATATCAAGCACAGACGGAGAGGACGAACTTGATGGTTGTGCAG acAATAGCCGTCAATATGTAATGCTAAATGATGACAGTAGGAGGTATAAAGATGAATTAAAAACTATAGTCTTTGAGAACAGGACTAGTGATCCATTGTACAGATACATAG AACAGACAAAGGTATTCATGGagcataaaaatcaaaacattgatTTATTTGTGAAAACAAGAGCATTTGAGAAAACAATGGAACGATTGTTGATGAATGGCATTGTTATAATCATTGGTAATGCCGGGGATGGGAAAACTACGCTTGCCGTTAATGTTCTAAATAGTTTGCAGAAAAAAGGATATACGCCCCTCGTATTTTCTGACCCAAATTTTCTTGAACAAGCAATAGATCCAAGTAGACAAATAGTATACTTCGTCGATGATGCATTTGGAACCCCAACATTAAACAAAAGGTTCATTGAAATTTGGTCAAGGCTTTATGATAAAATTGACAGCATCGtatcaaaacaaaaaatgtcATTAATTCTTACCTCAAGAAAAATGGTGGCTCAACAAGCAAAAAATATGCTGCGTTCCTGTGAACGTTACTTTAATTCACTTCTCGATATTACCGACGAAAGCTTATGCATGAATAATGTCGAAAAGCGAATGTTAGTTGCCCGCCACTGTCAAGGTCATGGCCTTTTCCCAATGCAACTTGTAAAAGATATGTCAGGATATACTCCCGGGTTCCCTTTGAtttgcaaattatatgcaaaaaaTCATCGTTTGAGAAATAATGCAAATTTCTTTGAAAACCCATTGTCGGTGTTACAAAAAGACATTTCAGAACTTCTTGATTATGATATTCACTCATTTTGTATCATGGTTCTAATTGTTCTCCACGACGGGCGCCTTCCAGTTGAATATCTGGACGACGACTTTGAAGACGATGGTATGGATGAAGAAAAACTGGACACAGTCATCAAGGCATTTGATATGAACAAAAGGACAGCTTTGCATCAGATGGAGAAATCTGTAGAGGCAATATTAGGGGTATATGTAGAAGAAGTAGATGACGTGTATGTATTTTTACACGACTCATTTTTTGATGCCGTTTGTTTAGTTTTTGGACAAAAGCACCCGAAAGAAATACTAAGATTGGCATCAGCTCACTTTATTGAGCAGCGTGTTAGGACCAAAAATTCAGTTTTATCAGAAAATAGTGATGAGTTAGATGTTATCGTTTTGAAAAAATCGCATTTAAAATGTCTGTCAAAACGGTGGATTTCTGATATACAGACAGGAAATATTAGAAATGTCATGAACAACCCGTCTATTCAAGACGATGTCATGTTGTCAAAATTTATTGAAAGCATAGAGCACTTGTCGGCAGTTGAATTTGAAAGTTTTATCGAGAGCATGGATGGTCAAAGATCCCTAGTCGAATTTATATTAGACGATGGTCATACTAAATTAGCTATGCATTTGCTTCATAAGATAAAAGATACAAATAACTTATTTTTTGAAATACCAATCAAAAGTCTCCATTCAGTTATAAATAGGAGAGATGCTACACTAGTTAAGCTTTTGCTAGATTTTGGAATGGATACGAGTAGTATCACACGTCCATACAAATTGAATGGTGTGCATTGTGCAGCTCGATCAGGAGATGTTGAAATCTTACGTCTGGTAATGGAAAAAACTGGAAATGGTGTCGTTAATAGAATAGACAATTCAGGTATGCAGCCAATACATTACGCATGCCAAAGTTCAAGTGATTCATGTGTAgaacttcttttaaaaaatggaagTATCGCTGATAATGCAGATTATGCCGGAAAGCAACCTATTCACTATGCATCATACGCTGGTAGCATTAAATGCGTAGACCTGCTCAACAAAGCCGGTGCGTGTTTAAATGAAAAAGACTGGATGGAAAGGACATCTCTTCACTTTGCTGCTATGAGTGATAACGTAGATCTTGTATCCTTTCTTCTAGAACATAGCTGCGATCCCAATGCAAAAGATAGCGATTCGTGTGCACCGTTATTTTATGCTTGTAAAAATGGGCGCTGGAGAACAGTTAAAGCTTTAATTCAGAATGGCGCTGACATTAATATTTGCGACAAGTATAATAGATTACCTATACATGCAACTACAGAAGGATGTCACTCTGATCATGAGGGTGCATACTCCTGTTTGAAACTGCTGTTAGATGTAAAGACCGATATCAATGCTGTAGATGACCAAGGCAAATCCGCTTTACATTACGCATGCGCTTGGTCATATGATCACAGATTTGACAGTGTACAAATGCTTGTCGCATCAGAAGCTGATGTCAATATAACGGATGGTTTTAAGATGACCCCATTGTTGTACGCATGCAATAGTGGAAGTTTTCAGTGCGCGTCACTTTTACTGCATTATGATGCAAATCCAAATTGTGACGGAAAACGACAAACTAAACCGATACACCTTGCATGTGCGGATGGTAATATTGAAATAGTCAAACTTCTGATTAGTAAGTCAGCCGATGTTAAATCAACAAATGCCGATGGTCGCCAACCAATTCATTTTGCTAGTCAATATGGAAATAATGATGTAATTTGCTTTCTTGTTTGGAATGGAGCTAGCGTAAATGTTCAAGACAGTACGGGAAAGACTCCGCTCCATTATGCATGCAAATGGGGACGAAGAAAATCGGTTAAATGTTTGATGAAACTCGATAGTAATCCACATGTTAAAGATAATGATGGATTGTATCCACAGGACTTAATTCCGCAGTGGGCAGAAAGCAGTAAATTTATCAGACAATGTTTATCTAGTACTTCTAGTTCTTTGTAG
- the LOC139514478 gene encoding uncharacterized protein isoform X2 — translation MLNMESKNLGKLCTKIGLEWQLLGVHLGFNTVQMEQLRAAYPSSISQCVSVMLSHWKIVTEQHKVNYTSVLANSLREVGRADLADDINGSVQRLSCDFSVKEKTCSISSTDGEDELDGCADNSRQYVMLNDDSRRYKDELKTIVFENRTSDPLYRYIEQTKVFMEHKNQNIDLFVKTRAFEKTMERLLMNGIVIIIGNAGDGKTTLAVNVLNSLQKKGYTPLVFSDPNFLEQAIDPSRQIVYFVDDAFGTPTLNKRFIEIWSRLYDKIDSIVSKQKMSLILTSRKMVAQQAKNMLRSCERYFNSLLDITDESLCMNNVEKRMLVARHCQGHGLFPMQLVKDMSGYTPGFPLICKLYAKNHRLRNNANFFENPLSVLQKDISELLDYDIHSFCIMVLIVLHDGRLPVEYLDDDFEDDGMDEEKLDTVIKAFDMNKRTALHQMEKSVEAILGVYVEEVDDVYVFLHDSFFDAVCLVFGQKHPKEILRLASAHFIEQRVRTKNSVLSENSDELDVIVLKKSHLKCLSKRWISDIQTGNIRNVMNNPSIQDDVMLSKFIESIEHLSAVEFESFIESMDGQRSLVEFILDDGHTKLAMHLLHKIKDTNNLFFEIPIKSLHSVINRRDATLVKLLLDFGMDTSSITRPYKLNGVHCAARSGDVEILRLVMEKTGNGVVNRIDNSGMQPIHYACQSSSDSCVELLLKNGSIADNADYAGKQPIHYASYAGSIKCVDLLNKAGACLNEKDWMERTSLHFAAMSDNVDLVSFLLEHSCDPNAKDSDSCAPLFYACKNGRWRTVKALIQNGADINICDKYNRLPIHATTEGCHSDHEGAYSCLKLLLDVKTDINAVDDQGKSALHYACAWSYDHRFDSVQMLVASEADVNITDGFKMTPLLYACNSGSFQCASLLLHYDANPNCDGKRQTKPIHLACADGNIEIVKLLISKSADVKSTNADGRQPIHFASQYGNNDVICFLVWNGASVNVQDSTGKTPLHYACKWGRRKSVKCLMKLDSNPHVKDNDGLYPQDLIPQWAESSKFIRQCLSSTSSSL, via the exons ATGTTAAATATGGAGTCTAAAA ATCTTGGAAAACTTTGTACGAAGATAGGTTTAGAATGGCAGCTGCTTGGTGTACATCTAGGTTTCAACACCGTCCAGATGGAACAGTTGCGTGCTGCGTACCCCTCGAGTATTTCACAATGTGTGTCTGTAATGTTAAGTCATTGGAAAATTGTCACAGAGCAGCATAAAGTCAATTATACTTCTGTATTGGCTAATTCTTTAAGAGAAGTTGGAAGGGCAGACCTTGCAGATGATATTAATGGCTCAGTGCAACGGCTTTCTTGTGATTTCTCAGTAAAAGAGAAAACCTGTTCGATATCAAGCACAGACGGAGAGGACGAACTTGATGGTTGTGCAG acAATAGCCGTCAATATGTAATGCTAAATGATGACAGTAGGAGGTATAAAGATGAATTAAAAACTATAGTCTTTGAGAACAGGACTAGTGATCCATTGTACAGATACATAG AACAGACAAAGGTATTCATGGagcataaaaatcaaaacattgatTTATTTGTGAAAACAAGAGCATTTGAGAAAACAATGGAACGATTGTTGATGAATGGCATTGTTATAATCATTGGTAATGCCGGGGATGGGAAAACTACGCTTGCCGTTAATGTTCTAAATAGTTTGCAGAAAAAAGGATATACGCCCCTCGTATTTTCTGACCCAAATTTTCTTGAACAAGCAATAGATCCAAGTAGACAAATAGTATACTTCGTCGATGATGCATTTGGAACCCCAACATTAAACAAAAGGTTCATTGAAATTTGGTCAAGGCTTTATGATAAAATTGACAGCATCGtatcaaaacaaaaaatgtcATTAATTCTTACCTCAAGAAAAATGGTGGCTCAACAAGCAAAAAATATGCTGCGTTCCTGTGAACGTTACTTTAATTCACTTCTCGATATTACCGACGAAAGCTTATGCATGAATAATGTCGAAAAGCGAATGTTAGTTGCCCGCCACTGTCAAGGTCATGGCCTTTTCCCAATGCAACTTGTAAAAGATATGTCAGGATATACTCCCGGGTTCCCTTTGAtttgcaaattatatgcaaaaaaTCATCGTTTGAGAAATAATGCAAATTTCTTTGAAAACCCATTGTCGGTGTTACAAAAAGACATTTCAGAACTTCTTGATTATGATATTCACTCATTTTGTATCATGGTTCTAATTGTTCTCCACGACGGGCGCCTTCCAGTTGAATATCTGGACGACGACTTTGAAGACGATGGTATGGATGAAGAAAAACTGGACACAGTCATCAAGGCATTTGATATGAACAAAAGGACAGCTTTGCATCAGATGGAGAAATCTGTAGAGGCAATATTAGGGGTATATGTAGAAGAAGTAGATGACGTGTATGTATTTTTACACGACTCATTTTTTGATGCCGTTTGTTTAGTTTTTGGACAAAAGCACCCGAAAGAAATACTAAGATTGGCATCAGCTCACTTTATTGAGCAGCGTGTTAGGACCAAAAATTCAGTTTTATCAGAAAATAGTGATGAGTTAGATGTTATCGTTTTGAAAAAATCGCATTTAAAATGTCTGTCAAAACGGTGGATTTCTGATATACAGACAGGAAATATTAGAAATGTCATGAACAACCCGTCTATTCAAGACGATGTCATGTTGTCAAAATTTATTGAAAGCATAGAGCACTTGTCGGCAGTTGAATTTGAAAGTTTTATCGAGAGCATGGATGGTCAAAGATCCCTAGTCGAATTTATATTAGACGATGGTCATACTAAATTAGCTATGCATTTGCTTCATAAGATAAAAGATACAAATAACTTATTTTTTGAAATACCAATCAAAAGTCTCCATTCAGTTATAAATAGGAGAGATGCTACACTAGTTAAGCTTTTGCTAGATTTTGGAATGGATACGAGTAGTATCACACGTCCATACAAATTGAATGGTGTGCATTGTGCAGCTCGATCAGGAGATGTTGAAATCTTACGTCTGGTAATGGAAAAAACTGGAAATGGTGTCGTTAATAGAATAGACAATTCAGGTATGCAGCCAATACATTACGCATGCCAAAGTTCAAGTGATTCATGTGTAgaacttcttttaaaaaatggaagTATCGCTGATAATGCAGATTATGCCGGAAAGCAACCTATTCACTATGCATCATACGCTGGTAGCATTAAATGCGTAGACCTGCTCAACAAAGCCGGTGCGTGTTTAAATGAAAAAGACTGGATGGAAAGGACATCTCTTCACTTTGCTGCTATGAGTGATAACGTAGATCTTGTATCCTTTCTTCTAGAACATAGCTGCGATCCCAATGCAAAAGATAGCGATTCGTGTGCACCGTTATTTTATGCTTGTAAAAATGGGCGCTGGAGAACAGTTAAAGCTTTAATTCAGAATGGCGCTGACATTAATATTTGCGACAAGTATAATAGATTACCTATACATGCAACTACAGAAGGATGTCACTCTGATCATGAGGGTGCATACTCCTGTTTGAAACTGCTGTTAGATGTAAAGACCGATATCAATGCTGTAGATGACCAAGGCAAATCCGCTTTACATTACGCATGCGCTTGGTCATATGATCACAGATTTGACAGTGTACAAATGCTTGTCGCATCAGAAGCTGATGTCAATATAACGGATGGTTTTAAGATGACCCCATTGTTGTACGCATGCAATAGTGGAAGTTTTCAGTGCGCGTCACTTTTACTGCATTATGATGCAAATCCAAATTGTGACGGAAAACGACAAACTAAACCGATACACCTTGCATGTGCGGATGGTAATATTGAAATAGTCAAACTTCTGATTAGTAAGTCAGCCGATGTTAAATCAACAAATGCCGATGGTCGCCAACCAATTCATTTTGCTAGTCAATATGGAAATAATGATGTAATTTGCTTTCTTGTTTGGAATGGAGCTAGCGTAAATGTTCAAGACAGTACGGGAAAGACTCCGCTCCATTATGCATGCAAATGGGGACGAAGAAAATCGGTTAAATGTTTGATGAAACTCGATAGTAATCCACATGTTAAAGATAATGATGGATTGTATCCACAGGACTTAATTCCGCAGTGGGCAGAAAGCAGTAAATTTATCAGACAATGTTTATCTAGTACTTCTAGTTCTTTGTAG